AAAGTGGGTTCGCTTGCCATCGGTGCTAAGACGAATCTGCAATGGGCCTCCATTAGAAGCAGTTGAATAGGTCAGGCTCGCTGTATCCCACTCACCTGCTGTACCTGTTCCCGAGTAAGAGTTGAGTAAACTCCCCCCTGCCAGCAATTCAATCTTGTAGCCGAATGATGTACACGTAACGCAGTTTTTCTGATATCCTACATCCACAGAAAGAGTGTACAGATGATTGGCCGTCAAATTATTGGAAAGAATCTGGGAGATAGAACCAGAGTTAAGAAATGCGACGTTGCCATCAGGCTCTGTATTAAAGGCTACAGATGTTGGATCCCATACTCCCCATACTCCTGTTCCACTCCACCCTGTTGTTCCATCTGTGAAATTCTCGAAAGTCAGTTGTGTTGCCGATGATCTTTCAACACTCACAGCCATCAGGGCAATCGCTACTACGATCATAAGCCAATATTTTCTACTAATTTTAAACATTCTATTCACCTCCTTTCCTTCTTTTATTATAGTATGTGTCTTGTCTGTAACTATACGCATGTATAGTTTAAAGTAAGCAAATCACATGCCATAGACATAACTCATTGATTTTCAAAGAAATTCTTTTTGCACCCTGAAGTCACTGTTAAATTTTCCGTCACCTTTCGCTAACCTTATTGGCCGCATGAAGGCTATATACTATTAATAACTTTAATGAATTCAAATAGATAGGTGCATCCTCTCTCATTTGGCTTGTTCATGAGGGACTGTTAATTTTTTCGTCACCATAGACATGGACCTTTCTATTTGATAAATTTATAAACAGGCGTCATCCCCATGAAAAATTTCCCCGGAGGGCTATTAGAGGGTGCGGGGATGACGGCAATATACCCTGCATTTCTTTTACAGGGTATTCCTGCTTGGGTATGCAGATCAAAAACCTGATCCAGTACCGCACAAAGTTCCAGCACCTGCGCCAGTTACACAAGAAGACGACGCAGCCGAACCAGCGACACATCCCGCCCCAGAAACCTTTTTAATAGAATCAAGAGATATGAGTTTTGGTATTGAGTAAATCATTTAATCCTCCTTTGTTTTTCGCTAACATAATGTTAGCTACAATCTGCGATCTTAAATTTTTGTGAATCAGTTGGTCTTAATCTGGTCTCAGGAAAAAGTCCCAACTTCCTGGCCTCATCACAATACCAGAAGGGAGCCCAAAGTTTCTTACCGGTATAATAATTCTGTGCTATGCAGCTTCCAATGCAGATTCCTTTCATCAGGCACTCTCCACAAACGCCCTCAAGCCTGTCAGGCATGCCTTCACGAAGCACATTAATAACAGAACTATCGTTCCAGACATCTTCCAGTAATTCCGTAAATGCACTGCCATAAATCAACTCAGGTATTGCCTCACCTATACCGCACATTGCATAGGTGCCGTCCGGTAAGACACCCAGTATGTTGAGGATATGGCACGTACCACAGTTGTTCTCATCACCAAACATATTTCCCAGGGGTTTAAATGCATGTGGATGGTGATAGACAAGGCGAAGCATTGTAGTCTTTGAAAGCCTCTTTTCTACTGTCTCACCCAACTCTATAAGTTCTTCTATGCCCAGGGTCTCACCGCTCCTGTGCAACTTTTCCCCCCTTTCCGTGGGCTGGACTATATTAAATTTTACTGAACCGGCGCCCAGGGATTCCGCCAGTTGTATTATTGATTCGACTTCATCTTTGTTTCGCCTCATGACCGTCATAATAATCTGTGGTTTTAATCCCGCTTTAACGAGGGTTTTTATGCCAGTCAGGGTTTTCTCAAAACTTCCGGGGACACCGCGTATCCATTCATGAACATCAGGAGTTGCCCCGTCAAGGCTTACCGAGACAAAGGGGCTTTTGCAGTCTGTGATTTTATCTGCAATTTCAGGCGTGCACCGCATACCATTGGTCTCGATAACAAGACGAAGGTCTTCCGAACGGACGATATCCAGGATCTTGTCAATATGAGGATGCAGCATGGGCTCGCCGCCGGTTAATTTAACCCCGGTCAGGCCCATATCTTTTGCCTGGGTGATGATATGTTGAAAAAGCTTAAGGTCAAGAGATGGATAGAGGCCTTCTACAGCCTGGTACTTCGGGTTTATCCAGCAGTGCCGGCACTGGAGATCACACCCTTCAGTGAGATAGAAATATATTTGATTCAGAGGATATTTATTCATATTAATAACCTTATTAACCCATCCCCACCCTGTCCCTCCCCTTGAAGGGGAGGGTATTTTCCCTCTCCCTCAGGGAGAGGGTAGGGGTGAGGGTGGGGTTTTTCTTTTGCTTTGGGATTGGCTCGCTCATGATGGGTTCAATAGATATCGTATTTAGCGTCTCTTCTATTTCCTCCCAGAATCTGCCATTAAGACTTTGGCGCAGGGTAAAGGAAGGAATCGTCTTTGCCATCCCGCAGGCATTGTGAAACTGCAATGTCGCCAGGGGCCTTTTTATATCATCATCCAGTTTTCTCCAGAACTTTCTTGATACTTCAGTGGCAGATTGATTTATAGATACAGCCGCCATCCCATCGCCTAAGGGAATAACTTCGTCGCTCTCTGCCTGTTCAAGGAAAAAGATCGCACTAACCGGCACTGAATACTGTACATCCCAAGATTTACCACATGATTTATCCGGGGATTTCCATAGGTACTCACTCCAGGTCGGGAAGGGATGAGCCCGGTATCCGTTCTTTGGATCATATACGACAAGCGCCTCGTCATCTCCCAGTGGATTCCAGTAATCCGGCAAACGGCGGCAGCTCGTGGATTTTCCGGTACTGCCAGGAGCCGCCAGAATCACTCCTTTTCCATCCAGCTCAAGCAACGCCGCATGGAAAGGGAGGCCACCGCCATCCTGCACCCGCTGATAGATTGGGTGGAGTGAGTTCCACATGTTTACAATCCCGATGTCAGGAGAACCATCATCGTCAATTTCGCAGATCACATCAGAATTTGTGCGGTTCATCCATGTACGGACACTCTTATTATCATAGACGAACCAGTCCTTTGTATCTCTATAATAATATTCTATAGCGGCATGAAAGCCCCCCATTTTACAGAAGATGATTTTATCCAGATTGTCCTTACTTGCCGGTTCAAGCCTCATGATGTTTGCCAGATCATCTAACCATTTGCCAACACCATTAATCGCCTTGATATTCCATCCAAGCCCATTACCAAGCTTTAGATGATAACCATTTTCTTCACAAATCATACGGCAATCTCCCGCCAGCCTCAAGGAATCTCTTCAGGCACGCATCCGGGCTCGGGTGATTATCTGATTCTAAAAGTGTATACGCAATTGCAGGACAGTTCCCGGTGCAGTACGAAATATAGTCACAACCCTTACAGAAGTCATATTTGTCAAGAGGTATCTCCACCCTATTCCTTAATCTTATAAGTTCAGGGTGGTTCTGCCAGACATCAGTCAAGTTGTCTCTGTTTATCCTCCCAAGTTCTATATGGCTCATCTGACTGCAGGGCACCATGACACCATCTGCCCTTACTGCCATCTTATTCATAAAACCACCACATGCCCTTAAAAAACCACCTTTCGACAACTGCTCCCTGCCTTCTTTTCTTGCCTCTTCCATCTTTCTCCATCGTACCGCTTCTGCCAACGGGCCTGCCGCACCTCCTATGCGCCCATTGTACTGTTGATTCAACCTCAGCAGGGTCTCCATCGCTGTTTGTCTATCCTCAACCGAAAGCTCCATCTCTTCTGAATTCTTTTTGCAGAGTCCCATTAAAGACGCTGAGTTTGTTGAGAATGACGACAACCCTATCTCATCAAGTAACAGTTTTGCAATCTCTTCAAGATCCCCCACATTATACCTGTTTATTGTGACGCGTACTGTTACCGGTATTGAATATTTCCGGAGGATTTCAATTCCCATTATTGCATTCTTGAAGTTTCCTTTTCCCCGTGACAGGTCATGTGTCTCAGGGCTCCCGCCGTCTATTGAGACCTGAATGCTGTCACAGCGTCTTGTTGAGGCTATATGTAAGGCTATCTCATCTGTAATCAGGGTGCCGTTGCTTAAGATCTTAAATCTCATCTTATTCGAAACTATTCCATTAATGATGTCCTTTAAATCATCTCTGAAAAATGGCTCTCCGCCTGCAAGACAAACATCTATGACAGCGCAACTTCCCAACTCCTCAAAAAAGCTGAGCCATTCTCCTGTTGTTAAATCCTTATCAACATCACCTGGTCCTGTAAAGTGATAGCAGTACTTACACCTCAGGTTGCATTGATTCGTAATATCAATGTCCACTGACCTCGGAGTCCTCATTAAATTAAAGGGGATAGACTCTGAAGCAAGTTCAGGGTGACAAACTGGTTCCAAATTATTTCCGCTCAACATAACTTAAAAAGAATATGCGAAATAGACGTAATTTGCAAGGGGAAAATCATTTCAAAATCATATTGTTAAGATAAAATATCGTCTAAGGAAAATTCAGGGAAATATTTCTCCATTAAGTCTGAGCAATGTTCACTGAACTTTTCCTTTAAAAAATCACGATCAAGATTGCGCAGGATATTTACAGTATATTTCGCCTTATTGAGATGTGACCGTTCCTTTATCAGGGTGTCTGGCGATACACCGATAAAATCCGCGATATCGTTAATTTTCTGTGAGAGTTCGTGAGTCCGTATTAACATACACCGCCCGGGTGGGAGTTTTTCAAGCATGACTCGATAGGATGATGCCCAGAATGAAAGAGGAACGTCTATATATTTGTGGAAATTGTTTACAAGCTCGTTCTTAGCCTCCATTGACCCCCGTGGTATATCAAATGGCATGCCGTTTGGAAGCTCCCTGCTTTGCATAGCCTCACGCTCCGGGACTACGAAATAGTTTACAAAGGAATTCACCCAGGAATAGCAATCCCTTATAAGACAAATAAATTTCGCATCCGGAAATTCTTCCTGAAGGATATCAATATAATGCCGGTTAAAATGGGCAGAATCCATTTCAAGGAGACCGCCGAGCATCTCCCGTTCTTTTAAAAACCCAGAGAACCGCTCGCGTGAAATATCGCCATGTCTGTGCCTGATAATCATTTGATGCGTTTCCCACTGATGAAATTCGTGGGATGAACGGTAGTTGCCAAATAGGCCGGCAAGGGAAACGGTTCCAGATTTTGGAAGACCTACGCCATAAACATGAAACCTCCTTGGGTATTTATTAAGGCGCATCAAACCGGCGAAATCAACACCACTCTTTAACTTTAAGTTATCTGCTATCTTAAGCAGTCTTTGCACATCAAGCTGCTTCACCTCTCCTCGCTCAATGCGGCCAAGCTCATCAAGAGAAACACCAGACTTCGTTGCCAGTTCCTCCAGTGATATTTCATTTTTCATCCGTAATTCCTGGATACGCACGCCAAGCATTTCTAACTCCTGATTATTTACCCGGTCAAACCGGAGCCAAAATAGATTTTACCACGAATGTGACATTTTGAAATAGTAACATCACCGAGCAAAAAATAGTTGAAAAAATTTTTTAATGTATTGTATATTTTTTTGTGTCAACTTATAATTAGCGAAGCGACACTTTGTCAACAAGTAACAAAACCATGAAAACCGAATTAGAAGAACTGAATAACTACACAGGCCCAAGCATGACTCCTACTTTCAAGGCAGGTGATGGATTGGTAGTGGTGCCCTATAAGGATAAGAAGATACGTCCCGGGGATGTAATAATTTTCAAGCCTAAGGACAAGCCACGCAATGTAGTTCACCGGGTAATCAAGGTTGGCAGGGATGGTGTAAGCACAAGAGGTGACAACAATAACAAGGTTGACCCATGGCTACTCACTCCTGATGATATCACCGGGCGTGTGGTATCTGTTAAAAGAAAAAACAGGGTATTCCATGTATCCGGGGGATTAAGGGGCAGGGTTTATGGCTTACTTATACTACGATACAACATGTTAATCAGAAAAGTGTCGGGGGTTCTCCATTCAACCTACCACTTTGTGTCAAACACAGGGATATTCAGGAAGATACTGCCTCTGTCAAATACGCAGATTATTTCTTTTAAGCGTCAAAATGGAGCCGAGCTTCAATTATTAATGGGCAGGAGGATTATCGCAAGACGATTACCTGGATCTGAGCAATGGCAGATAAAGAGACCTTTTAGACTATTTATAGATGAAAAGAAATTGCCCCAGAGATAATTCAACCTCAAACAACGCGAAGAGCAAAAAAGAAGGGAGGGTATATGCAGACAGAAGAAAGCAGACCGATAGCCAATCAAACGATAGTACTGAGAGAGGAGTTTGACGACTGGGCAGTGCTGTTTGACCCGGACACAAGCAAGGCCTATGGTCTAAGCCCGGTAAGCGTCTTTATATGGAAGCGCCTTGACGGCAAAAATACAATAGCAGATATTGTCAGGGAGCTGGGCAAGGAGTGCAAAGATGTGCCGGACGACGCTATAACTCATGTCAGCAATTTTGTGGAAGAGCTTGTTGAAAAGGGCTATGCAGGGTACGAGGCGTAAATGCAAATATGGCCGCTTAACGTAATTCTTACTGCGAGATAAGAGTATAAAGAGAACCGTCCCCTTTATTTCCCCCAACAGGATGTTTATACAGTGGAAAAGGGGACCAGTGCCAGATTACAAAGCCTTGCAATATCCTTGAAGTGGGCATCTAAAGAAAAGAGGCGTAGTTGCTCCTCCTGGGCGGTTATCGCAAGTACCATATCAACCACACTAAATGTCTTGCCCTTCCTCGCAGCCTTCTGACTGGTCAGGCCTGCCAGGTGATAGTGCTTGCGGGTTATCTCAACATAGGTAATGGCCTCAAAGAGCTGGCCAAGGACTTCAATCTCTTTCTGTG
This Nitrospirota bacterium DNA region includes the following protein-coding sequences:
- a CDS encoding PEP-CTERM sorting domain-containing protein, which translates into the protein MFKISRKYWLMIVVAIALMAVSVERSSATQLTFENFTDGTTGWSGTGVWGVWDPTSVAFNTEPDGNVAFLNSGSISQILSNNLTANHLYTLSVDVGYQKNCVTCTSFGYKIELLAGGSLLNSYSGTGTAGEWDTASLTYSTASNGGPLQIRLSTDGKRTHFDNVSLTNCSPGEPCYPNNNTAVPEPATLVLLGSGLVGVALFSKKKFKA
- the scmF gene encoding SynChlorMet cassette radical SAM/SPASM protein ScmF, whose translation is MNKYPLNQIYFYLTEGCDLQCRHCWINPKYQAVEGLYPSLDLKLFQHIITQAKDMGLTGVKLTGGEPMLHPHIDKILDIVRSEDLRLVIETNGMRCTPEIADKITDCKSPFVSVSLDGATPDVHEWIRGVPGSFEKTLTGIKTLVKAGLKPQIIMTVMRRNKDEVESIIQLAESLGAGSVKFNIVQPTERGEKLHRSGETLGIEELIELGETVEKRLSKTTMLRLVYHHPHAFKPLGNMFGDENNCGTCHILNILGVLPDGTYAMCGIGEAIPELIYGSAFTELLEDVWNDSSVINVLREGMPDRLEGVCGECLMKGICIGSCIAQNYYTGKKLWAPFWYCDEARKLGLFPETRLRPTDSQKFKIADCS
- the scmC gene encoding SynChlorMet cassette protein ScmC encodes the protein MICEENGYHLKLGNGLGWNIKAINGVGKWLDDLANIMRLEPASKDNLDKIIFCKMGGFHAAIEYYYRDTKDWFVYDNKSVRTWMNRTNSDVICEIDDDGSPDIGIVNMWNSLHPIYQRVQDGGGLPFHAALLELDGKGVILAAPGSTGKSTSCRRLPDYWNPLGDDEALVVYDPKNGYRAHPFPTWSEYLWKSPDKSCGKSWDVQYSVPVSAIFFLEQAESDEVIPLGDGMAAVSINQSATEVSRKFWRKLDDDIKRPLATLQFHNACGMAKTIPSFTLRQSLNGRFWEEIEETLNTISIEPIMSEPIPKQKKNPTLTPTLSLRERENTLPFKGRDRVGMG
- the scmE gene encoding SynChlorMet cassette radical SAM/SPASM protein ScmE; this translates as MRTPRSVDIDITNQCNLRCKYCYHFTGPGDVDKDLTTGEWLSFFEELGSCAVIDVCLAGGEPFFRDDLKDIINGIVSNKMRFKILSNGTLITDEIALHIASTRRCDSIQVSIDGGSPETHDLSRGKGNFKNAIMGIEILRKYSIPVTVRVTINRYNVGDLEEIAKLLLDEIGLSSFSTNSASLMGLCKKNSEEMELSVEDRQTAMETLLRLNQQYNGRIGGAAGPLAEAVRWRKMEEARKEGREQLSKGGFLRACGGFMNKMAVRADGVMVPCSQMSHIELGRINRDNLTDVWQNHPELIRLRNRVEIPLDKYDFCKGCDYISYCTGNCPAIAYTLLESDNHPSPDACLKRFLEAGGRLPYDL
- a CDS encoding helix-turn-helix domain-containing protein produces the protein MKNEISLEELATKSGVSLDELGRIERGEVKQLDVQRLLKIADNLKLKSGVDFAGLMRLNKYPRRFHVYGVGLPKSGTVSLAGLFGNYRSSHEFHQWETHQMIIRHRHGDISRERFSGFLKEREMLGGLLEMDSAHFNRHYIDILQEEFPDAKFICLIRDCYSWVNSFVNYFVVPEREAMQSRELPNGMPFDIPRGSMEAKNELVNNFHKYIDVPLSFWASSYRVMLEKLPPGRCMLIRTHELSQKINDIADFIGVSPDTLIKERSHLNKAKYTVNILRNLDRDFLKEKFSEHCSDLMEKYFPEFSLDDILS
- a CDS encoding signal peptidase I, with product MKTELEELNNYTGPSMTPTFKAGDGLVVVPYKDKKIRPGDVIIFKPKDKPRNVVHRVIKVGRDGVSTRGDNNNKVDPWLLTPDDITGRVVSVKRKNRVFHVSGGLRGRVYGLLILRYNMLIRKVSGVLHSTYHFVSNTGIFRKILPLSNTQIISFKRQNGAELQLLMGRRIIARRLPGSEQWQIKRPFRLFIDEKKLPQR
- the scmD gene encoding SynChlorMet cassette protein ScmD, whose protein sequence is MQTEESRPIANQTIVLREEFDDWAVLFDPDTSKAYGLSPVSVFIWKRLDGKNTIADIVRELGKECKDVPDDAITHVSNFVEELVEKGYAGYEA
- a CDS encoding PIN domain-containing protein; the encoded protein is MSGNVLIDTSIWIEFFREKGSPISTRLQEYLKLGRACYAGPIAVELYQGAKTQKEIEVLGQLFEAITYVEITRKHYHLAGLTSQKAARKGKTFSVVDMVLAITAQEEQLRLFSLDAHFKDIARLCNLALVPFSTV